A window from Balaenoptera musculus isolate JJ_BM4_2016_0621 chromosome 8, mBalMus1.pri.v3, whole genome shotgun sequence encodes these proteins:
- the LOC118900204 gene encoding 60S ribosomal protein L13-like: MAPSCNDMILKPHFHKNWQRCVATWFNQLARKIRRKPSAPKKGDSSVAKLKLAIQLTGPVMPIRNIYKKEKARVITEEKNFKAFASLHMACANAWLFGIWAKRAKEAAEQDVERKK; encoded by the coding sequence ATGGCGCCCAGCTGTAATGATATGATCCTGAAGCCCCACTTCCACAAGAACTGGCAGCGGTGCGTGGCCACGTGGTTCAACCAGCTGGCGCGCAAGATCCGCAGGAAGCCCTCAGCCCCCAAGAAGGGAGACAGCTCTGTTGCAAAGCTCAAATTGGCCATCCAGCTGACCGGACCAGTCATGCCCATACGGAACATCTACAAGAAGGAGAAGGCCAGAGTCATCACAGAGGAGAAGAACTTCAAGGCCTTCGCCAGTCTCCACATGGCCTGCGCCAATGCCTGGCTCTTTGGCATCTGGGCAAAAAGGGCCAAGGAAGCTGCAGAACAGgatgttgaaaggaaaaaataa